In Hippoglossus hippoglossus isolate fHipHip1 chromosome 19, fHipHip1.pri, whole genome shotgun sequence, the DNA window GTGGTTAGCCGAGTTAGCACCAACTAAAGCTAGTTAGCGTAGCTCACCAGCCAGGTCAGCTTAGTGGCTGTAGTTTAGCAGGTCAGTGTTGGTTCTGTTGTTACTCACCGGCTCTGTGAAAGTGTCGCTGCTCCACTTCTCCACCGTCGCGCTCGTCTTTATCTCCTTGTTTACACTCCTCCAAAAACAGTGACGACATTTACCTCGTGTGTGTGGCCATAGTTTCTGTGTCTCTACTGCCGCCTGTCGTGTTGGAGGATTCGTGACTTATTTCCGACCCACCAACAGGATGGCCAAACATTATATCAAGGAAATCATTTTTTCATCTTAGTCGATATCGATGATTATCACGATAACTGTCACAATATAAATTTTGAAGTTTCCAGACACATTTCTACACAAATTAAGAAAGCACGTgcagatagaaaaaaaactcGTGAAAACTGCGAAAACGACAACAGAAATGTGTCCAGGGGACcgaaaaaagtgatgaacctgacTGTAGTTCAACGCTTTGTGACGTTACTGGAGTCTGCTACTCGTCGGTGGTGATGGAACTTTTTTGGGTTCCCTGGAAACattttcagtgttgttttcGCTATTTGCAtcatgtttctgtatttgcatgtgttgtgactttttccAGCGGATGTGTCATcaaattgttttcttaatttgcatgTATTCTTTCTATTTGCATCTATCTGCAGCTGTAGATTTTAGCTCGGGAGTAAAGTTTTGTGGTTTAAAACTCTTACACTTTATGgtcagagaataaaaaacaccTGTCAAGTCAAATTTATTGTCCTTCATCCGTACACTGTACAGCTGAACAATATGGCATTGATGGGGAGTTAAAGAGTCTGACAGCTTGGGGGAAGAAGATGAACAgaactttcttttacattactgaggtagatcaattatgtgttaaacctcctcactgtgcttacacaatgcatttGCATTACATCGATATAtgttggacttttgttataCTGCTATCATTGATAATTAAATTGCTATAATGATTGTTTTATCGGCTAGCCCTAGTTCAACCCAACTGAAACAAGATGCTTAACTCAGTTGATTTTATATCAACATATAGTTGCGCTGTAAGACACACATTTCCCACAGTGTTTCCCTCAGTGAACAAGACAATCAAGAAGATATATGAAGTGCGTAGATGGTAAGCAGACCTAGTTTGTAATAAGCACATGTATGCGTATGTGTGACCAGACCCAGAGGTTAATGTAAAGTAAAGTGTTCAACAATTTAGTATGACCCTCAatggatggtgtgtgtgtgtgtgtttgtgtgtgtgtgtgtatacatatgaAAGTTGAAATGTGAACGTTAAACTTTTACAATATCTAATGCAGAAACTTAGTTAAGACTTGTTCTGTTTATGAGTGAGTTCGTGCAATATAGGGAAACCTATTAGCATTTATGAATGTGAACTTCcacctctctccttcctcagtGGACACAGCTGGACAGTGTTTACTTTGACACACTAGAACTTTTTTATTGAGTTCTGCATCATATGAGACCACATACATGGTTTTGACTGGATGTTCTTTAGAAATTATGAACAGATTATGTTTCCCGTTCACAGTTCCGCATACATGTCAACCACAAGGAAGCTAAAAATATCACTTCCTATTCAGTGTGAAAAGGCAAAAAGCAAATTGACAGTTCTGCGAAACCAGCCTTACTGAAGAGATGAGACAATGattataaaaaaattacaacaaaGAAATGAGAATAGtcaataaatatgaatatgaatacattcatttatataGTCATGtgtatatctttatttatatatacactttaactgttttaaattgAGAAGCATTTGAAAGTGTTTGCATTTAATCAAGTTACAAAGGCAGGTACAAAGTACGAATCTGGAATGACAAATATACAGCAGATATAACGCAACCAGCACTAATAAATatgtgaaacaataaaaattaTTTGATTGACGCACCTTTGACAAGCTGCACACATTGACCGTTAATAAGGAAGTAACAGGCGGGGCAAAGGTCTCTGTGGTTGTTCAAGGCCAAAAAAAACGAGAAGCAGCCATTTGCTTAGTCACTTGCCATTATGAGTGGGGAGCAGAGGTTATGAGAGGAGGACGAGGTTGAGAATTAAAAGTCAACACCGCTGGAGAAAAGTGAATATTGGTCCGTGTCAGCACAGGCTGAAAGAAATTCTTCGCCAGCCTTAAGTGTTGTGTCTGTCAACACACTGCTACTGAAAACGTTTATCTCGGGACAACAACGGAATTTAACAAGTTCATAATATGTGAGTAACTTAATAAACTATAACGAAGATGAAGCCTTTATCTTTCACCTCAGAccactcgctgctgctgctcggcgTCGTCTGGAGTCTTCTCAGggtaagttttctttttttctttctctttccactttCATAGTCATCAGATAGTGTATCTcctttcagcagcagattagACTCAACAATAGGAAACTTTGCAACCAAAACCACAGTCAAGCCTCAATGCCTGATATGAATTATAATGAAGATGAGATGTGGAAGtaaactgtcaaaacaaaagcagcaacGAGGACATGTCTCAATGTAAAACTACAAAGGGAGCTGTATCTAAAACCTTTATCGTTATATGATATTCTAGATAAGGTGTTATAGCTGGATACAGTTTTATAGATATGGCATTTTAGTTATGTATTATAACGTATATACACAATAtctgtatttaatgtgtattatttgattttatttaaataaaaggcaATGGTTGCTGTGTCTGAATTTTAGGCGTTGTTATAATTGTTCATTTGGAAGAAGAAGTACTAACTTAAAACTGTACCATCATTTGTACTCTGACATTTCCTGCTTGTCTCTAAAATTTTGGAAGTTTCCAAAGTTTAGAAATTGTTGACAGCAGAACACAGTAATGCTGTATATTTGAACATTGCGATACAGATACaataaaaagcagaaatgatATTCAGCTCGAGACTGCGGCGGAGCTCTGTGTGAATTCCACAGTCAGAAGAAGTCgtcgttttttttattaaactaaaCTTTGTGGTTTTTGGGGTTTAGGTCATTTCTCTCTCGTGCCTCATCAAATCTTATGTTTTCAGGGTTACACCGGCTCTGGTACATCGACACCAAACCCAGAGTCAATAGTGACAAATGCAACAGAAATAGTAACGACAACCACACTCCAAACTACTCTGATGACAACCCCTTCAACAACGAAACCTCGTAAGTATGAGCCGATATCTGTTATCTTTAgtttcatgtttgtattttcgTGTATCATAGAGCAGACTTATTTAAATACCATAAATCAATAATGATTATACTAAGAGTCTCACATTAAACCAGGGGTGGGGAACCTCCTATGGCCAGAAAGACAGTTTGGTTAGAAAAACATATAactgtgaaaatatatattttttaatgacagccatgtatacgtgtgtgtgtgtgtatataatgtattgGCCCTTGGTGGGAAAATAGTTCCTCACCTCTGAACAGCATTAAAGCTGTTGCTGATTGGTGACTTTGAAGTAGTTGGCCCATGTTTACATGTTAAGCTCATGtcaaaattattatatttatttttatattattacaatgACTGGTCCTGTTTATCAGTTGAGGAGGATGATCATGCAACTTGCAATATCTTTAGTATAATATCAAACTTTTCATATGATTActgctcagtgtttcctcacaTGCTAGCTCGTTGTAATCATTAATACAACATACTTTATATCAAATATTGTTACAGCTTCTTCTTTCTAACTCTTAAATCCCAGCTCCTGCTAATGCAGAGGGCTTTAAATCTGTTGGACAAAATGAGACCAGTGTCACCCTGCAGTGgaaaaaagtggaaaacatCCTCACATATGTACTTGTGTCCAGTGACGGAGAGAAAACCGTCACTGCAGAAATGGGAAACGAACCAGTTACACACGTAACCTCAGGACTCACAAATGGGACAAAATACAACTTCACTCTCTTCACCGTGTCTGAAAACGTCAGAAGCAGTGGAGTGAGCATCTCTGCAGCCACTGGTAAGAGACATTTTCTGTTATAAAGCCACGAAACAAAAGCCAGGACACAACTCTGTACAAAATCtaatttttaaagttatttagtGTGCATTTTTGATCAGGCATTTTTCCTTGAAGATAAaaattgtatatttaaatgcacaatGGTTCCTATTAATCAGATGACTAAAATACAACCTATAGACATACACATGTACTTTAGACATTTACAAGGACAAATTTCTCTTTGCTTTCTCCCAGCTCCTCGTAATGCAGCAGACTTTAAATCAGTGGTACAAACTGAGACCAGTGTCACGCTGCAGTGGAACAAAGTGGAAAACATCCTCACATATACACTTGTGTCCAGTAAAGGAGAGATAAGTGTCACTGCATCAGAGGGAAATCAACAAGTGACACACACGATCTCAGGTCTCAGCAGTGGAACTAAATATGATTTGAGTctcttcactgtgtttgaaaCCGTCAGGAGCAGTGGAGTGAACCTCACTGCAGTCACTGGTAAGATGTTTTAACAACATGAACCACGGCAGATCTCTGTGATGAAATGAACTAATCTGTGATAACAACtcagcaaacacaacatttccatTTCCTTCTCCTTGTCTCTTTCTCCCAGCTCCTCGTAATGCAGCAGAGTTTCAATCTGTTGGACAAAATGAGACCAGTGTCACTCTGCAGTGGAACAAAGTCAACGGCTCCCTCACATATACACTTCTGTCCATCAAAGGAGAGATAAGTGTCACTGCATTAGAGATAGATCAACAAGTGACACACACGATCTCAGATCTCAGCAGTGGAACTAAATATGATATCAGTctcttcactgtgtttgaaaacgtcagcagcagtggagtgAACCTCACTGCAGTCACTGGTAAGATAATCATCTTCCTATACAGTCATAAAACTCTGCTCTGTGACAATATCACATTTAAAGTTACTTATTAACTGTGAAACTTGCTCACTCTCTATTTTGACTGTGATAACATAACAGaattaaatgacattttttatctATGAAGAAAACtatgcaaacacaacattttgtcGGGGATATACTGTCATTTTATAAATCCGATTTTGATATAGTTCCTTCTTCATGTCTCTTTATCCTATAGTTCCTCTAAATGCTGGACAGTTTCAATCTGTTGGACAAAATGAGACCAGTGTCACTCTGCAGTGGAACAAAGTCAACGGCTCCCTCACATATACACTTGTGTCCATCAAAGGAGAGATAAGTGTCACTGCATTAGAGATAGATCAACAAGTGACACACACGATCTCAGATCTCAGCAGTGGAACTAAATATGATATCAGTctcttcactgtgtttgaaaCCGTCAGGAGCAGTGGAGTGAACCTCACTGTAGTCACTGGTAAGATGTTTTAACAACATGAACCACGGCAGATCTCTGTGATGAAATGAACTAATCTGTGATAACAACtcagcaaacacaacatttccatTTCCTTCTCCTTGTCTCTTTCTCCCAGCTCCTCGTAATGCAGCAGAGTTTCAATCTGTTGGACAAAATGAGACCAGTGTCACTCTGCAGTGGAACAAAGTCAACGGCTCCCTCACATATACACTTCTGTCCATCAAAGGAGAGATAAGTGTCACTGCATTAGAGATAGATCAACAAGTGACACACACGATCTCAGATCTCAGCAGTGGAACTAAATATGATATCAGTctcttcactgtgtttgaaaacgtcagcagcagtggagtgAACCTCACTGCAGTCACTGGTAAGATAATCATCTTCCTATACAGTCATAAAACTCTGCTCTGTGACAATATCACATTTAAAGTTACTTATTAACTGTGAAACTTGCTCACTCTCTATTTTGACTGTGATAACATAACAGaattaaatgacattttttatctATGAAGAAAACtatgcaaacacaacattttgtcGGGGATATACTGTCATTTTATAAATCCGATTTTGATATAGTTCCTTCTTCATGTCTCCATATCCTATAGTTCCTCTAAATGCTGGACAGTTTCAATCAGTGGGACAAACTGAGACCAGTGTCACTCTGCAGTGGAACAAAGTCAACGGCTCCCTCAGATATACACTTGTGTCCATCAAAGGAGAAATAAGTGTCACTGCATCAGAGGGAGATCAACAAGTGACACACACGATCTCAGATCTCAGCAGTGGAACTAAATATGATTTCAGTctcttcactgtgtttgaaaccatcagcagcagtggagtGAACCTCACTGCAGTCACTGGTAAGATGTTTTAACAACCTAAACCACGACAGATCTCTGTGATGAAATGAACTGAGTGAATTTAACTTTCTATCTGTGATAACAACtcagcaaacacaacatttccatTTCCTTCTTCATGTCTCTTTCTCCCAGCTCCTCGTAATGCAGCAGAGTTTAAATCTGTTGGACAAAATGAGACCAGTGTCACTCTGCAGTGGAACAAAGTCAACGGCTCCCTCACATATACACTTGTGTCCATCAAAGGAGAGATAAGTGTCACTGCATCAGAGGAAAATCAACAAGTGACACACACGATCTCAGATCTCAGCAGTGGAACTAAATATGATATCAGTctcttcactgtgtttgaaaacgtcagcagcagtggagtgAACCTCACTGCAGTCACTGGTAAGATGATCATCTTCCTATACAGCCATAAAACTCTGCTCTGTGACAATATCACATTTAAAGTTACTTATTAACTGTGGAACTTGCTCACTCTGTATTTTGACTGTGATAACATAACAGaattaaatgacattttttatctATGAAGAAAACtatgcaaacacaacattttgtcGGTGATATACTGtcattttataaatcagattttGATATAGTTCCTTCTTCATGTCTCTTTATCCTATAGTTCCTCTAAATGCTGGACAGTTTCAATCTGTTGGACAAAATGAGACCAGTGTCACTCTGCAGTGGAACAAAGTCAACGGCTCCCTCACATATACACTTGTGTCCAGCAAAGGAGAGATAAGTGTCACTGCATCAGAGAGAGATCAACAAGTGACACACACGATCTCAGATCTCAGAAGTGGAACTAAAAATGATATCAGTctcttcactgtgtttgaaaCCGTCAGGAGCAGTGGAGTGAACCTCACTGCAGTCACTGGTAAGATGTTTTGACTTACTTTGAAATAGAGGAGGACAAAGCGTGTGTTGTGATATGTCAGATTACATCTAGTAATGGATTCTTCACTAAATATGAATGGTGTTGCCAATTTTGAAGTGAGCTTTATGTTGTATTGACGTTGGTGGTAAGTTATGTTAATGTCGCTGTTCCGTCACTCAGATTCACTACAGCCACACATAGTCTATATTTGGGAGTCACAGGTAAACAGTTGCAGGGAAGTGAAATCAGGAGAAGCCACACAGTTTTATaaacgtgttttattttttcttgctaatgtattttatatagatCTCGTCTCTTTTGCACCACTATGTGTCAGAAATGActtcagattgtttttttgttattcaaTGGTGGATTTTTCAGAAAATATCAGAATGTTTTTTGACATGTTGTCCTCTTTTCTTACTTCTCTCTCTACCTCACGTACGACTGTGTGACTGGCCTTTTTCAGCTTCTGAAAATATTAACAATGTGACAGTGTTTTACTGTGTAAGGGTCTTAGTTACCGTGcaaatgtttggtttttatgGCGAGTGAAATCTTCCTTCCTTTTTCAACAGTTCCTCCTGCGGTGTCTCTTGTCAACGTGACTGAACGCTCTGTGACCAGTCTCGCTCTAAAGTGGCAGAATGTGGATAAAGACTGGAGCTACTCACTTCAGATTAATGGAATTGATGTGACAGTCACCCCAGAATTATCCTCAAATGTTGTTTCATATTCAGTCACATCTCTGCAGCCCGGGACAGAGTATTTATTCAGCGTGATCACACTGTTCTCCAGACTCAACAGCACTGCTTATGAGGGCTTCACTGTAACAGGTATACACAGACTGTCCCTCGCATTTATACACTAACTTAAACTAGTGAAATATTGTGTCTGCAGTTATTTTCTCATCCATTTCAGCCATAGACTGTGCCAGTGTGGCCTGGCACGTTACCAACTCATCGATCCAAGGGATGGTTCCAGGCTTGTTCTCGAAAGCAACTGCGAACGAAACTCACGTCAGTCCTGCAGGTGGCGATGTGTCGTTTACTGGTCTTTACCCTGGCGCAACCTATGAGGTGTCACTTGTGTACGAAAGTAATTCCACACTCTTTGAACAATGTCGCCACAGTCTGATCGTCCGTAAGTACACCCGCAAGTAATATGAATTACCAGGAGGATATTCCTCAATCTGTACTTGAAGATTAAAGATTTCAAAGCCTTTTAACCACAATGGTAGTGGGAGGTGTCTTATGCAGTGCTGTAGTTgcttatatttttttatttagtttgcaCTTAAAGGCAAATAATCTTTACTCTGCAGAAAACCTTTAACCTTTATTCCATTAcctgtatgtaaagatggatgacatgtctcctcatgttgtacaaaaattaaataTCTCTAACACGGGTGTTGCCATTCCTGCACTTTTTAAGTCAGACCGGCAGCACTGATCACGGTTTGGAGCCACAATATCGAGGTCACGCTGATACGTgctctcgaccaatcgcaagtcagtctcatGACGTCcgcattttttattaaaaccaactgtttaacaaacatcagtgtctcAAGAGTTAACGAAAACCATCTTCAAGAAATGTTTGTTTCGGTCGTGttccgtctgctaacatggagggggcggGTTTTctgacctatgctgcagccagccattaaggggcgatcaagatgatttggcttttagggagctgtcatgtcgtccatctttatctacagtctattATTCACATAGCACAAGTATGGCGTTATTTCAAGTGGTTCTTGACTATATGTGCAACtaatgatacattttatattacTGTTTTATGCTGGACTATTTCTTTATGATGGGGATAgaaagcaaatacatttttgctttgCTTCACAGGGCAGAGTTTAAAGTGACAGGAAGTTTTCATCAGATCTATATGTCATGAAATACATGAATTGAAGTCATATTATTACACTGCTGTCATGAGCGTTATGTTGTTTGTGATTGTGCCTCTTTCGTCTTTACCCTCAGTTCCTCCAAGTTTAAACGCTCACTGTGAGTATTCGGAAAATGGCTATTCCATCCTTATAGTCTGGGACAAACCAGACGGTGTGTGgactgaggtggaggtgaacgTGAGCGGACAAACTCACATGGTGCCTCAAAACGGGGAACAGCATACTAAGATATCTGGATTCAGTCCAGCCAGAACTTATGTGGTGTCTTTAGATTCGCTCTCTGGGTATGCGAGAAGTTATGAACCCCTCGTCTTTCTGTGTTCTACTGATCCAAGGGGTGAGTCACAATGATTATGTTACTTTATAGTGTACAGAGTATCTATTTAGGTGTGTTTCCTGATCACAATTTCCTCATTATTGTGCTTTTTGGCATTGTTTTTATaccagttgttttttttaggtaTTATCCTATTTCTCACATGACAAAATCCCCCCCAGTGGTAAGATAAGGGActtttctgctgtgtgtctAAACAATTAATCCAGATGTTACTCCTTGCAGGAGTCATTGCAGGGTCAGTGCTGGGGGTGCTGCTTCTTATTGCCCTGGTCTGCATGGTTCTCTTCATTTTGCTTAAACGACCAGATTTGATCAGGTTGGTGCTGCCACAGTGACAAAACTGTAATGTCCTAAAAGTCCCTGGATTGTTCTCTGTCAGTTAACCTCCTTCTTTCccacaacagaaaacaccaaTTCCGTAGTGGATCCAAACTATCGCGTAAAAGCTACAGGTAAGTAAATGGTAAATCATCTCTGCATGATGGTAACACCACTGTCAGTGTCCGTCTGTGTAGTAAAAGCAGTTCATTAATCAGAATGGAACTCAGCAGAGTGCACAtcttcaccaaggcccaacagtcctcaatgaaaccacatttaaattcactagatccagattttaatttggatctgcacaaaattacATTGATTGTTTTTTGATAAATCAACAGAAAGTTTGAAAAAACGCCCGACCATGCCATATTGAagaaaatttcatggaaatcagttttgtagtttttgcataatcctgctaacaaacaaacaaatatacagacaaaaacatacatttgaCAAATACTCTGTTGTTTACCACTTATTAATCTATACTATAAGATTAATGTCAATCTTTATTTAGtgaaatgtatgtttttcaGTAAGTGTGACATGTACATTCTTTTTCATTATTAGAACTATATCAGTAGCAGAGTTTCCCGGCCACTTCTTCCATTTGAGTGAGGATGACAACAAAGGTTTCAGCGAAGAATATGAGGTgcattgaaaatatatatattttgtacgTCCTCTTagttttcttcctgtttttgtgcAGGACTGTGAAATTGTAtctgtttcatttgatttccATTGATCCCCATGCAGCACCTCCAACTTGTCGGCACAGAGCAGTCAAAAAAAGCGGCGGATCAACCTGAGAATCGAAAAAAGAATCGTTTCAACAACGTGCTGTCATGTAAGATCTATCTGACCTGCTGGACCACAATAGAAATGCATGAAATGTTCCACGCCTCGTTGTTTTAAGCAGTGTCTTCTTCACTGTGGAGCTTTGCAGTTAAACCATCCTCACTTGTTTCATCCTAGACAACTGGAGTCGAGTGAAACTAACAGCGTCCAAATCCAAAGGGACCTCTGACTACATTAATGCCAATTACATGCCAGTAGGTATTATTTGGTGAAAATATCGTACACCACTATACCAGCACCACACTACAGTCCTGAAATGTCCTAATCCCTGTTTATTCTTGTAAagtactttgtaactttgtttttaaaagtgctgcataaataaagtttattattatcatatcatatattAGCTGctaaaacatgcacatttatttGAAGTCTGGCAATTTTTCTTCTAAGTTCATGAGCGCACACCGGTGTTTTATTTCATACCAAACAATATGGGAAGTAAATGCTAGAGACGTGAACTTTGACATTTGCTTTTCAGGGTTTCAACAGCAAAACTGAGTACATCGCCACTCAGGGTCCTCTGCCCTCCACGGCCACTGATTTCTGGAGGATGATTTGGGAGCAAAAAGTGAAAGGCATCGTCATGGTAACCAACTGCGTCGAATTAGGACGGGTGAGTCTCCAGGAAGCTCTGAGTAAGAAAGTGCTACCTTCAAATTTTTGGAGCTGATGTAAATGCTTCGCTCATAGAAGTAATGTGGTGTCGAGTAGCGACAATGCGTGCGACCTGACTGTGGAAACTTTTCTGTGCTGGTTTTGAAGTCACCACAAAGCGCTGACATAGACCTGAGACTTCTGTTTGTtgcaaacctttttttcccccttctaTTTCCTGTGCCTAGACCAAGTGTGACCAATATTGGCCTG includes these proteins:
- the LOC117753328 gene encoding receptor-type tyrosine-protein phosphatase H-like isoform X8 produces the protein MKPLSFTSDHSLLLLGVVWSLLRGYTGSGTSTPNPESIVTNATEIVTTTTLQTTLMTTPSTTKPPPANAEGFKSVGQNETSVTLQWKKVENILTYVLVSSDGEKTVTAEMGNEPVTHVTSGLTNGTKYNFTLFTVSENVRSSGVSISAATAPRNAADFKSVVQTETSVTLQWNKVENILTYTLVSSKGEISVTASEGNQQVTHTISGLSSGTKYDLSLFTVFETVRSSGVNLTAVTAPRNAAEFQSVGQNETSVTLQWNKVNGSLTYTLLSIKGEISVTALEIDQQVTHTISDLSSGTKYDISLFTVFENVSSSGVNLTAVTVPLNAGQFQSVGQNETSVTLQWNKVNGSLTYTLVSIKGEISVTALEIDQQVTHTISDLSSGTKYDISLFTVFETVRSSGVNLTVVTVPLNAGQFQSVGQNETSVTLQWNKVNGSLTYTLVSSKGEISVTASERDQQVTHTISDLRSGTKNDISLFTVFETVRSSGVNLTAVTVPPAVSLVNVTERSVTSLALKWQNVDKDWSYSLQINGIDVTVTPELSSNVVSYSVTSLQPGTEYLFSVITLFSRLNSTAYEGFTVTAIDCASVAWHVTNSSIQGMVPGLFSKATANETHVSPAGGDVSFTGLYPGATYEVSLVYESNSTLFEQCRHSLIVLPPSLNAHCEYSENGYSILIVWDKPDGVWTEVEVNVSGQTHMVPQNGEQHTKISGFSPARTYVVSLDSLSGYARSYEPLVFLCSTDPRGVIAGSVLGVLLLIALVCMVLFILLKRPDLIRKHQFRSGSKLSRKSYRTISVAEFPGHFFHLSEDDNKGFSEEYEHLQLVGTEQSKKAADQPENRKKNRFNNVLSYNWSRVKLTASKSKGTSDYINANYMPGFNSKTEYIATQGPLPSTATDFWRMIWEQKVKGIVMVTNCVELGRTKCDQYWPADRKPRLHGEVLITVRSEHREPHWTLREFSVKNRNMSEERTVRHFHFTAWPDHGVPQGTKDLIQFRGLVRRHIEREGTGAPTVVHCSAGVGRTGTIIALDVLLQQLDQNKAVSINGFVHKMRLSRPHMVQTESQYVFLHQCIMDCLPQQEMTEEAIYENSEMIYVNATALKEFH
- the LOC117753328 gene encoding receptor-type tyrosine-protein phosphatase H-like isoform X7; amino-acid sequence: MKPLSFTSDHSLLLLGVVWSLLRGYTGSGTSTPNPESIVTNATEIVTTTTLQTTLMTTPSTTKPPPANAEGFKSVGQNETSVTLQWKKVENILTYVLVSSDGEKTVTAEMGNEPVTHVTSGLTNGTKYNFTLFTVSENVRSSGVSISAATAPRNAADFKSVVQTETSVTLQWNKVENILTYTLVSSKGEISVTASEGNQQVTHTISGLSSGTKYDLSLFTVFETVRSSGVNLTAVTAPRNAAEFQSVGQNETSVTLQWNKVNGSLTYTLLSIKGEISVTALEIDQQVTHTISDLSSGTKYDISLFTVFENVSSSGVNLTAVTVPLNAGQFQSVGQNETSVTLQWNKVNGSLTYTLVSIKGEISVTALEIDQQVTHTISDLSSGTKYDISLFTVFETVRSSGVNLTVVTAPRNAAEFKSVGQNETSVTLQWNKVNGSLTYTLVSIKGEISVTASEENQQVTHTISDLSSGTKYDISLFTVFENVSSSGVNLTAVTVPLNAGQFQSVGQNETSVTLQWNKVNGSLTYTLVSSKGEISVTASERDQQVTHTISDLRSGTKNDISLFTVFETVRSSGVNLTAVTVPPAVSLVNVTERSVTSLALKWQNVDKDWSYSLQINGIDVTVTPELSSNVVSYSVTSLQPGTEYLFSVITLFSRLNSTAYEGFTVTAIDCASVAWHVTNSSIQGMVPGLFSKATANETHVSPAGGDVSFTGLYPGATYEVSLVYESNSTLFEQCRHSLIVLPPSLNAHCEYSENGYSILIVWDKPDGVWTEVEVNVSGQTHMVPQNGEQHTKISGFSPARTYVVSLDSLSGYARSYEPLVFLCSTDPRGVIAGSVLGVLLLIALVCMVLFILLKRPDLIRKHQFRSGSKLSRKSYRTISVAEFPGHFFHLSEDDNKGFSEEYEHLQLVGTEQSKKAADQPENRKKNRFNNVLSYNWSRVKLTASKSKGTSDYINANYMPGFNSKTEYIATQGPLPSTATDFWRMIWEQKVKGIVMVTNCVELGRTKCDQYWPADRKPRLHGEVLITVRSEHREPHWTLREFSVKNRNMSEERTVRHFHFTAWPDHGVPQGTKDLIQFRGLVRRHIEREGTGAPTVVHCSAGVGRTGTIIALDVLLQQLDQNKAVSINGFVHKMRLSRPHMVQTESQYVFLHQCIMDCLPQQEMTEEAIYENSEMIYVNATALKEFH